In Acidobacteriota bacterium, the DNA window AGCATTTTCCGTGCAGAAAAAACTCTTCATGCAGAAAAACTTTTCAAGCAGAAAAACCTTTCAAGCAGAAAAAGCTTTTAAAGCAGCAACCAACCTTTTTAAAAAGTCAGTCGGCCTATCCTATCCCGGATTTCAGGGGTGTCAAGAAAATTATGTGCCCGTCGCTGAAACCGTCTTTCATGAATCCGCCGCGGCGGCCGCGCCGCAAACCGATTCAATACTATTAATTAACTCGTACCATCCCGGGCGCCATCGCTTCGCCGACTCCGGATTCCACCCCCTCCTCCAACCCCGATGCCTATCCCATTGTAATATCTATCGACTAATTCACCAGGAGGAGCGCATGCCGAGCCGTCATTCCCGGGGTACTCGACGGGCCTCGCCACCGGGCCCGCCGGGGGCGGCCGGGGCCCGTCTGCGGTATCCCCGCACCCTGGCCGCGGCGGCCGGGATCCTGATGTCGGCCCTCCTCCTGCTCCTGTTGGAGGGGGGGCTGCGCCTGGGCGGCTTCGGGCATCCCGCGGGATTCTATATCCCTTCCCCCGGTCCCGCCGCCTGGGAGACCAACCCCCGCTTCGGTTGGCGCTTCTTCCCCCCTTCCCTGGCCCGGAGCCCGGTGCCGGGCTACCTCGATGAAAAGCCCCCGGGAACCCTCCGGATTTTCCTGCTCGGCGAATCGGCCGCCCAGGGGGTCCCGAACCCCGAATTCGGCTTCGGGCGCCTGTTGCGCCTGATGCTGGCCCGCCGCCACCCGGGGCGGGCGTTCGAGGTCGTCAACACGGCCATGACCGCGATCAACTCCCACGCGGTGCGCGAAATCGCCCGCGACTGCGCCTCCCTTGCCCCCGACGCCTTCCTCGTCTATATGGGAAACAACGAAATCGTGGGCCCCTACGGGCCGGGAACCGTGTTCCAGGGGTGGAGCCCCAGCCTCCCCCTGATCCGGGCCAACCTGGGGGTGAAATCGACCCGGACCGGGCAGCTGCTGGGCCGGCTGCCCGAACTGCTGCGCCCCGATCGGGCTCCTTCCCGCTGGCAGGGGATGGAGATGTTCCTCGGCAACCGGGTGGCGGCCGATGACCCCCGGTTGCCGAAGGTTTACGACAACTTCCGCCGCAACCTGGAGGACATCATCCGCGCCGGGCGAGGATCGGGGGCGGCCGTCATCGTCTCCACCGTCGCTGTCAACCTGCGCGACTGCGCCCCGTTCGCCTCGGAGCACGGCCGGGATCTCCCCGCCGCCGCCCTGGCCCGGTGGGAAGAGGCCTTCCGCCGGGGGAAGGGCCTGGAAGCCCGGGGCCGCCCGGAGGAGGCGCTCGAGGCCTACGAAGCGGCGGCCCGGATCGACGCTCAGCACGCGGAACTGCAGTTTCGCATCGCCCGCCGCCGGATGGAGAGCGGGGAAACCGGAAAGGCGCGGGAGCATTTCGGCAGGGCGCGCGACCTGGACACCCTGCGCTTCCGCGCCGACGGCGCGATCAACGAAATCCTGCGCGATGCGGTCGCATCCCCGGAATATTCCGGGGTCTACGGAGTCGATGCCGAACTCGCCTTCTCCGAGGCGGGCGGACCCGCCGGCGGCGTCCCGGGGGCGGACCTGTTCTACGAGCATGTCCATTTGAATTTCGAGGGCAATTACCTCCTGGCCCGCCTCTTCCTCGACCGGCTGGAGCGCGCCCTCCCCGGGCTCGGGGCCCGCGGGGATTCCATCCCGGTTCCCGGTCCGGAGGAGTGCGCCCGGCTGCTGGCGCTGACGCCCTGGGACCGGGCCCAGGCCGCCGCCACGATGGTGGGCGCCATGTCCCGCCCCCCGTTCACCTATCAGGCGGACAACGACTCCCGGGTCGCCGCCCTCCGCGAGGAGCAGCGCCGCCTGGTCGAACGGGCGAAGGAGCCCGGGGCTTTCGAAGAGGCGCGCGCGACCTACGAGGCCGCGCTCGAGTTTTCCCCGGAAGACCCGGTCCTCTACCGCCGCTTCGGCCGGTTCCTCCTGGATGCGGGGGAGCCGGAAGCCGCCATCGGCCATTTCACCGCCGCGCTGGAACGGTATCCCGGCGAGCCGTCGCTCTACGCCGATTTCGGGGATGCCGAGCAGAAGAGGGGGCGCGCCGAAGCCGCCGAAGCCCGTTACCGCCGGGCCCTGGAGATGGACCCCGACCTCGGGCGCGCCCGCTCGGGCCTGGCTCTCTCCCTGGCCACCACCGGGAGGATCGAGGAGGCGATCGCCGAGTACCGCGCGGTACTGCAGTCCGATCCCGGGTTCACCACCGCGCGCGTCAACTTCGCGGGGCTGCTGGCCCGCCTGGGACGCCTCGACGAGGCGATCGCCGAGTACCGGAAGGCGGCCGAGGCCGATCCCGGCGGCTCGCTGGCCCGCTACGGACTCGGGATGGCGCTGGCCAATCGCGGGCTGATCCCGGAGGCGATCGCGGCCTACCGGGAAGCGGCCCGGATCGACCCCTCCTTTTCGGCCGCCCACGTCAACCTGGGGAACCTCCTGGCGGGGAGCGGGCAACCCGGGGAGGCCCTGGCCCATTTCCGGAGGGCCCTGGAGATCGATGCGCGGGATCCGCTGGCCCTCTACGGCGCCGCCAGGGCGCTCGCGGCGCTGGGTCGCGGCGCGGAAGCCGCCGCCAGCCTCCGCCGCGCCCTGGAGATCCGGCCCGATTTCGCGGAAGCCCGCCGGGCGCTGCAGTCCCTGGCCGGCGACTAGAGCCGCCGCCCGGAGCTCAGAAAAGGGTGTAGATGAAGGGGGCCGCCCCGGTGCCGCCGAGGAAGGCGATCAGCGTGAGCGCCAGCAGCACGATGATGATGGGCGTGAGCCACCATTTCTTGCTGTGAAGCAGGAACAGGAAGAGTTCCTTAACCACCCCTCCCGGTTTCCGTTCCGCCTGCCTCCTGAAAGCGTCCGCGCGCTCCCCGCGCCCTCCGGGATAGGATTCTTTCCGTTTCATCGCCGCCCCCTCAATATTGATGGAAGTACCGGGCCGGGTCGTGTTCCGGCTCCCGGGGCTCCCAGTAGCTGGTCGCCGAAGACTCCAGCCGCCGCTTCATCGGGTCATGCCCCGCCAGGCGCAGAATCAGCCCCACCGGCGTGACGACGCCGTAGTAGGCCGCCGCCAGCGTCAGAAACGACACCGCCGCCCCGACGGGACGGGTGACGGCCGAGGTGAGGATGTAGGCCTTCAGCAGGACCTTCCGCCACAGGCAGCCGGCGGCCGGGACCAGAACGGCGACGGTGAGCAGCGCCGCGGCCGGGACCGAAACGCCCCCGGTGACCGCAGCCCGGGCGCCCCAGAAACCGAAGCAGAGGAGCCAGCACACCCCGAAAACCGCCAGCTGCCGCCCCGAGGGATTCTTGTCGATCTGCATCAGGCCACCCCGTCAGTCCGGAGGGAATTCTCCGGCGTAGCTCCCGGCGGGACCCTCCCGCCCTCGCGCCTGCTCCTCCTTGAACAGGACGAAACGCTCCATCACCAGCACGTCCATGTCCGTGGCCATGAAGCACCGGAAGGCTTCCTCGGGGCGGCAGACGATCGGCTCCCCCCGGACGTTGAAGCTGGTGTTGATCATGACGGGACAACCGGTTTTCGCCGCGAACGCCGTGAGCAGCCGGAAGAGGCGCGGGTGCCTTTCGGGGTCGACCGTCTGGATCCGCGCGGAGCCGTCGACGTGGGTCACCGCCGGAATTTCGCTTCGGATCGCCTTCAGTTTCTCCAGTCCGCGGAGCCCTCCCGGCGGCGGTTTCCGTTTGGACTCCGCCACCGGGGCGACCACGAGCATATACGGGCTTTCCTCCCCGGGCCCCCATTGGAAGAACTCCCCCGCCCGGTCGCGGAGCACGATCGGGGCGAAGGGGCGGAAAGATTCCCGGAACTTGATCTTCCGGTTGATGAGCGACTGCATTTCCGGGTCGCGGGCGTCGCCGAGGATGCTTCGCCCCCCCAGCGCCCGCGGACCGAACTCCATTCTCCCCTGGAACCAGCCCACTACCTTCCCGGCCGCGATCAGGTCGGCCACGGCATCGATGAGATCCTTTTCACCATAATAATGATACCGGCACCCGGAGCTCTCGAGAAACCCGCGGATCCGGTCTTCGGAGAACGCCGGGCCCAGGAAGGCCCCCCGCTCGGAATCGTCCGCCCCCGGGATGCGGGGGTTGTCCAGCAGCTGGTGCCAGACGAAGAGCGCCGCCCCCAGCGCCCCGCCGGCGTCGCCGGCGGCAGGCTGGATCCAGACCCTTTCGAACGGGCCCTCGCGCACGATCCTCCCGTTCCCCACGCAGTTGAGCGCCACCCCCCCCGCCAGGCAGAGATTTTTCATCCCGGTCAGCCGGTGCAGGTGGCGGGCCGAGCGGAGCATCACCTCCTCGGTGACCTGTTGAATGGAGGCGGCCAGGTCCATTTCGCGCTGCGTCAGCGCCGCTTCCGGCCGGCGAGGGGGCCCTTCGAAAAGGCGGTCGAACCGGGGCGACGTCATCACCAAACCCTGGCAGTAGCGGAAATAGGCCATGTCCATGCGAAAGGAGCCGTCCGGCTTCAGGTCGAGCAGGTGACGCAGGATCCGGTCGGCATAGACCGGTTCCCCGTAGGGGGCCAGCCCCATCAGCTTGTATTCCCCGGAGTTGACCCTGAATCCGCAAAAGTAGGTGAAGGCCGAGTAGAGCAGGCCCAGGGAATGAGGGAAACGCAGCTCCGAAAAAAGCTCGATCCGGTTGGCTCGGCCGCGGCCGAGGCTTGCCGTCGCCCATTCCCCCACCCCGTCCAGCGTCAGGAGGGCGGCCTCCTCGAACGGTGAGGGGAAAAAGGCGCTGGCCGCGTGCGCTTCGTGATGCTGGGCGAAGACGCACCTGCGCCGGTATCCCCCCCCCAGGCCCTTGCGGATTTCGCGGGGCAGGTGGAGTTTCCGGGCCAGCCACAGCGGCATGGCGCGGCGGAAGGAGCCGAAACCGGCCGGAGCGAAGGCCAGGTAGGTCTCCAGGAGCCTCTCGAATTTCAGGAGCGGTTTGTCGTAAAAGGCGACGTAGTCCAGTCCCCCCGCACCCAGTCCGGCCTCCCGGAGGCAGTAATCGACCGCGTGGACCGGAAAGCCGTCGTCGTGCTTGACGCGCGTGAACCGCTCCTCCTGGGCCGCGGCCACGATCCGTCCATCCACGACCAGCGCCGCCGCCGAATCGTGATAAAACGCCGAAATCCCCAGAATCGCGGTCATTCCCCGGGGCCCTCCTCCGCGCGCAGGATGATTTCAAAATCCAGCCCGAAGGCGCGCAACCCGGGAAGCCGCTTCAGGCGCGCCTGCCTGAAGCGGTAGGCGTCGTACCCGGGGAGGCGTCCGGGAGCGGCCGGAAGGCGGATCTCGGGCGTCGCGGGGGAAGGCGCCTGCGGCCGGTAGGGGTTCTTCCACCCGGGCTTCCGGGGATAGAGGCCCAGGGCCCGCAGGCCGCGCCGGATGCCGTAGGTGTGCGTCTCGACAACGGCGAATCCGCAGGCGCGGAACAGGACCCGGAGGGCGTCCCTGGAGAAAAAGAAGAGATGCCCGTCCTTGCTCCGGGGGGGAAGGCCCTCCCTGCAGTGGTACCTGACGAGACCGGCGCTGTCCACCGGGCCGTTGGGGACCGAGAGGTACAGGGTTCCCCCCGGCTTCAGGATCCGCCGGCATTCCCCCAGCAGGCCCCGGGGATCGCGCACGTGCTCCAGGACGTTGCTGACGTGCACGTAATCGAAGAAACGATCGGGATAGCCGAGGTCCGCAAGCTCCCCGCAGCGGACGTCGAGCCCCAGCCGGTCCCGGGCAAAAGCGGCGGCTTCCGGGCTGATCTCCGAACCGAACGCCCGCCATCTCCGGTCCTCGGCAACCCCGAGAAGGAAAAAACCGAGGCTGCAGCCGACATCCAGAAAACACCCCCCCACTTTCGGGAGCAGAACCCTCCGGAACATCCTCCCTTTCCCCCGCTGCTTGTACCAGTCGCCGCCGTAATAGCGGGGGGCGTAAAACCGGGCAAGCTCCTCCCCGGTCGGGAGCGGGTCCAGCATGCGCGTACCGCACCCGGAGCAGGCTACCAGGGCATACACCGGCTCCGTCCCGGAAAGCACGACCGGGCAGAGGCTTGTGCGCGCCTTCGCGCACCCGCAGACCGGGCATGAAACGGGGGGGGGTACAATCTCCTGGCCTGATTGCGCTTTTTCCATATCCACCGGATCCGGCTGATGTTTGTCCGCCGGCCTGTCCCGCCGGAACCGTCCCGGCCCTCATAGAATGCCACGTATTTCGAAAATGAAGAAGAATATCCTCCGGGACCCGTAACAGGCGGCGCCGCCGCATCGTAGTGCTTAGTTATGCAAAACCGTACCCCGGAACCCGGGACGGATAATATGAACCTTGAAGGCGGCAGACGGCATCCAAACCGGTAGTCGAATCCCGGCCCTTGGTTTGATTCGGCGCCGGGGTCGGCGCCGGGCAGGCGCGGAGGCGACGGGGAACAGGGGGGCTTCCGGGGAGATGCTTATGGATTCAGAACTTATGGGGAGGTTGTCTATGTCGAGGAAGACCGGGTCTTTCCTTTTAGCCGCAGTGCTGTGTCTTTCGGGCTTCGTCTGCCTGTCGGACGAGGTCGCCGCCGATGAAGAGCTCAAACCGGAACAGCTCGTGGCGGCGCATGTCAAATCGATCGGGAGCCCGGACTATCTGGCCAGGGTGCGTTCGCGCTCCTTCGTCGGAACGACCGAGGTGCAGTTCATCCAGGGGATGAGCGGCCTGCTCAAAGGCACCTCGATGTTCGTGTCCCAGGGCCCCCAGGTGGGTATCGTGATGAAGTTCCAGGACATCAATTACCCCGGTGAATATTTCGCCTACGACGGACAGGAGGTCACCGTCGGCCACATGAGCCCCGGCCAGAAATCCCCCATCGCCGAATTCCTCTATCGCTACAACCGGCTGATGAAAGAGGGTTTCATCGGCGGGTCCCTGTCCACCGCCTGGCCGCTGCTGACCATCGATGAACAGAAGGTGGAGATGAAGAGCCGCAAGACCAAGGTGGAGGGGAAGGAGCTCTACGAGCTGGAATACCGGCCCAAGGAAAGTCTCGGCGACCTCAGGATCAAGATCTACTTCGACCCCGAAACCTACCGGCACGTGCGGACCGAGTACCGGATCCGGGTGCGTGACGACATGTCCTTCGGCGGCTCCTCCACCTATGACCCGCTCGCCGACGAGTCGGTGGTCAAGTCCGCGGGCGGGGGGGGGATGGCTATAGGTGAAAGCCGTCCCGACTCCATCTACCTGCTCGTGGAGAAGTTCGACAACTTCAAGAAGGTCGGGAACACCGTCCTCCCCCACAAGTATGTGCTCGATTATTCGCTTGAGGGGAGCGGGCACGCCTTCATCGCCAACTGGACCCTGAACGCCAGCACCTGGGTGGTCAACCAGAAATACGACAGCAAGATCTTCCAGGCGCAGAAATAGTCCCGGTCGGGCCCGGTCCCCCGCGGGCCGCCTTCGGGCCGTCCGCGGGGGACCCCGGCCACAGCTCTCTGAAATGTCCGGTTTGATTGACAATGGCGCCCGGACGGCCATAAAATTGGGGGGCACACGATATTGTGGCCACTTAACCGGTCAGGAGGCAGCATGAGAATTTCTCCAACAAAGGTTCTTGTTTCGAACGCATTAATACTAGGATTGTTGATGCTATTGGCCTTGCCCGCAGCCGCGCAGAGCCGTGCCGTCAAGGGGAAGGTGACCGACGACAAGGGTCAGCCGGTCCAGGACGCCCAGGTCAAGATCGAAGGGGAGGATATTTACCGGGTCTTCACGACCAAAACCAACAAAAAGGGGGAGTATTTCTACCTCCTCGGCCTCCAGTCGGGCCGTTACCGGATCACCGTGCGCAAGGAAGGGTTCCGGCCCGCCTACCGGGAGCATATCCAGCCGGAGATGCGTGAGGAGGTGGAGGTCGACTTCCAGCTCACCCCGGGACCGGACCAGAAACTCCACTTCGAGATGACGGAGGAGGAGAGGGCCGAATACATGAAACGGTACGAGGCCCAGCAGAAGCAGAGGCAGTTCTCGGCGGAGGTCAAGGAACGGTTCGACAAGGGAGTCACGCTCTACGATTCCGGCCAGTACGAGGAGGCCCTGGTCGAATTCAACGCCGCCCTGGAGAAGGATCCCAAACAGCCCGGCATCATCGCCCGGACCGGGGATTGCTACCTGAAACTCGACAGGAAGGATGAAGCCCTGGAGGCCTACAACAAGGCCATCGAACTGAACCCGCAGGACCCCGCCCTGTACACCAACAAGGGCGTCATCCTGGGGCAGATGGGCAAGATGACCGAAGCCCAGGAGATGTTCAAGAAGGCGGCCGAACTGGACCCGATGGCCGCGGGACAGAACTTCTACAACCTCGGCGTCACCATGGTCAATGCGGGGGATTTCGAGAACGCCGTCGGCGCCTTCAAGCAGTCGATCGAGGCCGACCCCTCTTTTGCCGAATCGTACTACCAGCTGGGGATGAGCCTTTCGGCCAAGCCGGATACCATTCCGGAAGCGATAGCGGCCCTCAAGAAATACCTCGAGCTCGGGCAGAAGCCCGAACAGGTGGAGGTAGCCAAACAGATCATCAGCGCTCTGGAAGCGGCACAGTGATCTCCCGGGGGACGGTTCGCACCCCTTTTGCCCGGCTTCTTTGAACACACCCTCCCGCCGGAGGGCGGCCGTCCGACCGCCCTCCGGCCTACCTTTCCCCTTCGGCTCTCTTTGAAACCCTTAGTATCCCGGAGGAAACGCGGATTTTTCACTTGTGCCGCCGAAGCCGAAGGACCTATAACATCCCTATCCAACGAACCTCGATAAGGAGTTGAAAATGCAATTGTCAAGAAGTAGGAATCCGGTCCGGCGGACTCTCACCGGCTGGAGCGGCGTT includes these proteins:
- a CDS encoding carbamoyltransferase, giving the protein MTAILGISAFYHDSAAALVVDGRIVAAAQEERFTRVKHDDGFPVHAVDYCLREAGLGAGGLDYVAFYDKPLLKFERLLETYLAFAPAGFGSFRRAMPLWLARKLHLPREIRKGLGGGYRRRCVFAQHHEAHAASAFFPSPFEEAALLTLDGVGEWATASLGRGRANRIELFSELRFPHSLGLLYSAFTYFCGFRVNSGEYKLMGLAPYGEPVYADRILRHLLDLKPDGSFRMDMAYFRYCQGLVMTSPRFDRLFEGPPRRPEAALTQREMDLAASIQQVTEEVMLRSARHLHRLTGMKNLCLAGGVALNCVGNGRIVREGPFERVWIQPAAGDAGGALGAALFVWHQLLDNPRIPGADDSERGAFLGPAFSEDRIRGFLESSGCRYHYYGEKDLIDAVADLIAAGKVVGWFQGRMEFGPRALGGRSILGDARDPEMQSLINRKIKFRESFRPFAPIVLRDRAGEFFQWGPGEESPYMLVVAPVAESKRKPPPGGLRGLEKLKAIRSEIPAVTHVDGSARIQTVDPERHPRLFRLLTAFAAKTGCPVMINTSFNVRGEPIVCRPEEAFRCFMATDMDVLVMERFVLFKEEQARGREGPAGSYAGEFPPD
- a CDS encoding tetratricopeptide repeat protein — protein: MLLALPAAAQSRAVKGKVTDDKGQPVQDAQVKIEGEDIYRVFTTKTNKKGEYFYLLGLQSGRYRITVRKEGFRPAYREHIQPEMREEVEVDFQLTPGPDQKLHFEMTEEERAEYMKRYEAQQKQRQFSAEVKERFDKGVTLYDSGQYEEALVEFNAALEKDPKQPGIIARTGDCYLKLDRKDEALEAYNKAIELNPQDPALYTNKGVILGQMGKMTEAQEMFKKAAELDPMAAGQNFYNLGVTMVNAGDFENAVGAFKQSIEADPSFAESYYQLGMSLSAKPDTIPEAIAALKKYLELGQKPEQVEVAKQIISALEAAQ
- a CDS encoding tetratricopeptide repeat protein encodes the protein MPSRHSRGTRRASPPGPPGAAGARLRYPRTLAAAAGILMSALLLLLLEGGLRLGGFGHPAGFYIPSPGPAAWETNPRFGWRFFPPSLARSPVPGYLDEKPPGTLRIFLLGESAAQGVPNPEFGFGRLLRLMLARRHPGRAFEVVNTAMTAINSHAVREIARDCASLAPDAFLVYMGNNEIVGPYGPGTVFQGWSPSLPLIRANLGVKSTRTGQLLGRLPELLRPDRAPSRWQGMEMFLGNRVAADDPRLPKVYDNFRRNLEDIIRAGRGSGAAVIVSTVAVNLRDCAPFASEHGRDLPAAALARWEEAFRRGKGLEARGRPEEALEAYEAAARIDAQHAELQFRIARRRMESGETGKAREHFGRARDLDTLRFRADGAINEILRDAVASPEYSGVYGVDAELAFSEAGGPAGGVPGADLFYEHVHLNFEGNYLLARLFLDRLERALPGLGARGDSIPVPGPEECARLLALTPWDRAQAAATMVGAMSRPPFTYQADNDSRVAALREEQRRLVERAKEPGAFEEARATYEAALEFSPEDPVLYRRFGRFLLDAGEPEAAIGHFTAALERYPGEPSLYADFGDAEQKRGRAEAAEARYRRALEMDPDLGRARSGLALSLATTGRIEEAIAEYRAVLQSDPGFTTARVNFAGLLARLGRLDEAIAEYRKAAEADPGGSLARYGLGMALANRGLIPEAIAAYREAARIDPSFSAAHVNLGNLLAGSGQPGEALAHFRRALEIDARDPLALYGAARALAALGRGAEAAASLRRALEIRPDFAEARRALQSLAGD
- a CDS encoding class I SAM-dependent methyltransferase yields the protein MYALVACSGCGTRMLDPLPTGEELARFYAPRYYGGDWYKQRGKGRMFRRVLLPKVGGCFLDVGCSLGFFLLGVAEDRRWRAFGSEISPEAAAFARDRLGLDVRCGELADLGYPDRFFDYVHVSNVLEHVRDPRGLLGECRRILKPGGTLYLSVPNGPVDSAGLVRYHCREGLPPRSKDGHLFFFSRDALRVLFRACGFAVVETHTYGIRRGLRALGLYPRKPGWKNPYRPQAPSPATPEIRLPAAPGRLPGYDAYRFRQARLKRLPGLRAFGLDFEIILRAEEGPGE